A part of Prolixibacteraceae bacterium genomic DNA contains:
- a CDS encoding RagB/SusD family nutrient uptake outer membrane protein, with amino-acid sequence MKAKNILVALSLFGVGMLSSCESMLDIEPQSYYIKDKFFKDADQAEMSVKGIYDVLSTKYTYSHLLSLNYPMDNDISFMKGATFNNDNRLIAHYTVTPTTSLVERTWGYLYKGVENANVAIEGIHSMDLYKNGTDASKKRLFQLEAEAKFMRAFLYFDLVRLWGDVPLKTTATVTSDDYSIERSDRDLVYAQIIKDLREAKSLLGEDTGYQNDRVSQGAISGYIVRALLYRAGYYLAADGNMKRSPDYLTYYKEAAVEAKELMDRGTHDLLDDYEQLFKNLAIFKQDAKENLFEIAFFNASHGTQDAGIIGTWNSPLVKAGKYGRANAYVQVVPTFKDEFEGLDQRRDVSVADFTIDADGSHKSIGEGKPFYPGKWRRDWIAEPAQNPNNTNVNWCTLRYADVLLMFAEAVNEVRDDLPAGITLQDGFDAINKVRKRAGVIDVENTLDHNDFLLAIQKERKLELCFEGWRKYDLIRWNLLDTKIKETQAKMNAEYPSANSTGNQIGYLAGNHFEANKHELLPIPQREIAENNKLKEHQNPKY; translated from the coding sequence ATGAAGGCAAAGAATATATTAGTTGCACTTTCGCTATTTGGGGTAGGAATGTTATCCTCTTGTGAGAGTATGTTAGATATTGAACCTCAATCATATTATATTAAGGATAAGTTCTTTAAAGATGCTGATCAAGCAGAAATGTCTGTTAAAGGAATTTATGATGTGTTGAGTACCAAGTATACTTACTCACATTTACTCTCTTTAAATTATCCTATGGATAACGATATCTCCTTTATGAAAGGAGCTACTTTTAACAACGATAACAGATTGATTGCTCATTATACAGTAACTCCAACGACTTCATTGGTCGAAAGAACATGGGGATATTTGTATAAAGGAGTAGAGAATGCAAACGTTGCTATTGAAGGAATCCATTCAATGGACCTTTATAAAAATGGAACGGACGCTTCAAAAAAGAGGTTGTTTCAACTGGAAGCAGAAGCAAAGTTTATGCGAGCATTCCTATATTTTGATTTGGTGCGTCTTTGGGGCGATGTCCCTCTAAAAACTACGGCTACTGTAACATCGGATGATTACAGTATTGAACGTTCGGATAGAGACTTGGTATACGCACAGATTATCAAAGATCTAAGAGAGGCTAAGAGTCTTTTAGGTGAAGATACCGGATATCAAAATGATAGAGTAAGCCAAGGAGCGATCAGTGGTTATATTGTTCGTGCACTTCTTTACCGTGCTGGGTATTATTTGGCTGCCGATGGTAACATGAAACGTAGTCCAGATTATTTAACGTATTATAAGGAAGCTGCAGTCGAAGCAAAAGAGTTAATGGATAGAGGGACTCATGATCTTTTAGATGATTATGAGCAATTATTTAAGAATCTCGCAATATTCAAACAGGATGCCAAAGAGAATCTTTTTGAAATAGCATTTTTCAATGCTTCGCATGGAACACAAGATGCTGGGATTATTGGAACATGGAATAGTCCGCTTGTTAAAGCAGGTAAGTATGGTAGAGCTAATGCGTATGTTCAAGTTGTTCCTACTTTCAAAGACGAATTTGAAGGGTTAGACCAAAGGCGTGATGTATCTGTTGCAGACTTCACAATTGATGCAGATGGTTCTCATAAATCAATTGGCGAAGGGAAGCCTTTTTATCCTGGAAAGTGGAGAAGAGATTGGATTGCGGAACCTGCTCAAAATCCGAATAATACCAACGTAAACTGGTGTACATTAAGATATGCAGATGTACTACTTATGTTTGCAGAAGCTGTAAATGAGGTGAGAGATGATCTTCCAGCCGGTATTACATTGCAAGATGGGTTCGATGCGATAAATAAAGTTCGTAAGAGAGCTGGGGTTATTGATGTAGAGAATACGCTTGACCATAATGATTTCTTATTAGCGATTCAGAAAGAGCGTAAATTAGAGTTGTGTTTTGAAGGGTGGAGAAAGTATGATTTGATTCGATGGAACTTATTGGATACAAAAATTAAAGAAACACAAGCTAAAATGAACGCAGAGTACCCTAGTGCAAACTCTACTGGTAATCAGATAGGTTATTTAGCAGGAAACCATTTTGAAGCTAACAAACACGAATTATTGCCAATTCCTCAAAGAGAAATTGCAGAGAATAATAAGTTGAAGGAGCATCAAAATCCAAAATACTAA
- a CDS encoding sigma-70 family RNA polymerase sigma factor → MGPKSNIITDTLRLRLIQFARTFMTDYAYAEDVVQDVQLKLLSSNSALDNVDNIEAFLFRMVRNRCLDLIKVKRNKFTLLENNMDCEDRDLMHLIESKEMSQVAVTLMEELPEKQRMVIYLNDVEQMNSDEISDILNMDPKTIRVNLSRARKQIRERLKIICAYGTA, encoded by the coding sequence ATGGGACCAAAATCGAATATAATAACGGATACTTTGCGATTGCGCTTGATACAGTTTGCTCGAACATTTATGACCGACTATGCTTATGCAGAGGATGTGGTACAAGATGTTCAGCTTAAGCTCTTATCTAGCAATAGTGCATTGGATAACGTGGACAACATAGAAGCTTTTCTGTTCCGTATGGTTCGAAACAGGTGTTTGGATCTAATCAAAGTTAAACGCAATAAGTTTACTTTATTAGAGAACAATATGGACTGTGAAGACAGAGATCTAATGCATCTGATTGAAAGCAAAGAGATGTCACAAGTCGCTGTAACATTGATGGAGGAGCTACCCGAGAAACAAAGGATGGTAATTTATTTAAATGATGTAGAACAGATGAATTCAGATGAGATATCTGACATCCTAAATATGGATCCTAAAACAATAAGGGTAAACTTGTCTAGAGCGAGAAAACAAATAAGGGAACGATTAAAAATTATATGTGCATATGGTACCGCCTAA